The genomic segment GCGCGCGATCGGAACCATGTCCAGCAGCTGCGGTTCTGTGTCGTCCAGACCCAGGGAGCGGACGACGAGGTAGGAGATGCTGTCCAGTAACGCCAGCAGCCGGGCCCGGTCGCTCGCCGTGATCTCGGCGTACGGCCGGGGGGTGGCGCGCAGGATGTTCTCCAGATCGACAGGTCCGAAGCTCATCCTGCGCAGTGACTCGTAGACCAGTTCGTCGGAGCCGGCCACCATCACATCACCCCACCGGCTGTGCAGCACCGCCCCGCCGGCGGAGGACGCCCGTTCCAGATGGACGTCCTCCCGTAGCGACCACAAGGAGACCCTGCGCAGGTCGGTGCCTACGTCGGGGCGTGGTTCTGGGTGCACAGGGGGTCTCCTTCAGCTGCGGTGGTACGGACGCGATGTCAGAGGAAGAGAGGAACCGGATTCAGTTTCTCGTACCCCAGTGGCGTCGTGCGACGGCCCAGCAGAACCGGGACGTCGAACAGGCGGCCCGGTGCGAAACGGGCCCAGAAGTGGCGCAGTCCCGGCACGATGACCTTGACGACCGGCAGGCCGATGTCGGGCCTCGTCTGGTCCAGGACCAGTAGTTCCATGCCCTTGGCCTCCACCATGCGCTGGATGGCCATGACGTCGTCGAGCAGATCCGGGCGGGCGGCGTACGCGTAGTCGCCCGGAGTGCGCAGCGGAGCCCCCGGATCGGGCAGCAGATACGGCTGGTTGGCGACGGTGGCCGTACGGCACCACTCCAGGATGTCGTCGCCGGTGCAGTCGTAACCCTGGCCGTCCGGGCGGGCGTTCATGACGTAGGGCAGCATCTGGTCGAGTTCGGTGAGCGCCCGGCGCAGCGCGACCCGCATGTCGAAGTGCGCGCCGAGCCCGATCACGATGTCCTCGTCCTCCTTGTCCGTGCGCCGGGACAGGGCCGCCACCGTGGGGATGCCGAAGTCGGCGGTCAGGTCCAGGGCCCACACCTCGCGGTTGCGGCCCGCGTACAGCGCGCGCCGCTCCGCGATCCAGGGCTCCTCGAACGCGCTGAGACTGAGCCCCGGCTGGCAGGTGCGGTTGTACCACCACAGCGCCGTCGAGTCGCGCTCCACGAGTTCCAGGAACCCCTGGACGATGGCGTCCTCCAGACTGCTGCCGGCCGCACAGCCGTTGGAGTCGGCCGAGCAGAAGCCGCGGCCGGACGCCCCGGGGGTGTTGTAGTACATGAGGCTGGTCGGCAGCAGCCGCTGCCGGCGCTCGGTGAGCGACCAGACGGGAGTCCAGTCCACCTCCGCGTCGGCGTCGAACACCTGGTTCACCTGGTGGAAGTCGCCGTGCGTCGCGTTCCAGCCGTCCCGGTCCGCGTACTGCCGCTCGTCGAAGAGCTGGCAGCGGTTCGGGTGGATGGCCCGGTCGCCGAGGTTCCGCAGTGAATCGCGGACCCGCAGCTCCTCGCCGGTGAAGACGCCGGAGAATCTCTCGAGCGCCTCGCACAGCGCCCCGACCTCGGCCTCCACCGACGTGACGCCCTTGCCGGCGCTCATGCCGCGGAAGCCCTGCCGCAACGAACGCAGACCGGGCGTCCCCAGCGCCATGTTGTGCCCCGCCCGGTACACCTGGAGTCCGGGTGGCGCGGCCGGGTCGGGGCCGAGCTGACTCACCACCCCGGTCACCGGGCTGACGTGCGACCGGTAACGGGCCAGCACGTTCTCCGGGGAGGCGGACCGGTCGCCGCTGCCGTTCGCGTACGCCTTGGTGCGCGAACGCAGTGGCAGCGGACGACCGATCCGTTCGGTGCTGCGTGCCGGATCACCGCAGTGGGTGCACTGCGGGCGGCGCTGTACCGCGTGATGACGGGCCGTCATCGTGAAGTTGTCCAGGGTGAGGACGGACTGCTGCCCGTGATAGCGGTGTCCCGCCATCCATTTCGCCGCTTCGAGCGCCACCATGTGCAGTCCCA from the Streptomyces sp. RKAG293 genome contains:
- a CDS encoding TOMM precursor leader peptide-binding protein, whose translation is MNEIIRDASRELAPEQIGYVLAQLANAALVDFRRTARTLENPARTGLAFWELAGLDGARTAARLADGSVRILTVGAVDGSAVRAALQATGLSVDTTSAVAGSSCEIPRTDLSVVVCDDYLASELAAVDTAHRAAGRPWLLAKPHGADIWLGPVFQPGEGPCWNCLAHRLRGHREVENHVQRTLGRSGPLLIPQASIPPSQGVGLHMVALEAAKWMAGHRYHGQQSVLTLDNFTMTARHHAVQRRPQCTHCGDPARSTERIGRPLPLRSRTKAYANGSGDRSASPENVLARYRSHVSPVTGVVSQLGPDPAAPPGLQVYRAGHNMALGTPGLRSLRQGFRGMSAGKGVTSVEAEVGALCEALERFSGVFTGEELRVRDSLRNLGDRAIHPNRCQLFDERQYADRDGWNATHGDFHQVNQVFDADAEVDWTPVWSLTERRQRLLPTSLMYYNTPGASGRGFCSADSNGCAAGSSLEDAIVQGFLELVERDSTALWWYNRTCQPGLSLSAFEEPWIAERRALYAGRNREVWALDLTADFGIPTVAALSRRTDKEDEDIVIGLGAHFDMRVALRRALTELDQMLPYVMNARPDGQGYDCTGDDILEWCRTATVANQPYLLPDPGAPLRTPGDYAYAARPDLLDDVMAIQRMVEAKGMELLVLDQTRPDIGLPVVKVIVPGLRHFWARFAPGRLFDVPVLLGRRTTPLGYEKLNPVPLFL